The following is a genomic window from Armatimonadota bacterium.
TTTGGCTTGATGACGACCGTGTCGCCCTGCTTGACGAATCGCGCCATGCCGCCCACTTCCGCCACCGCGGCCCGCACCCGATCCTCGATGCTGCCGCCGGAGGCGATGGCCAGAACCGGCTCCGCCTCCATGACGTGCTTGGGCAGCCGCGGCTCAAACGCGCCAGACGTACCGGCGCCCCCGCGGCCGCGCGCGCCGCAACCGCCAATCAGCGCCGCCGCACCCACGCCCGCGACGGTGCGCAAGAACTCTCTTCTTCCAATCCTATCGCTCAACGTTTAGCCCTCGCTGGTTCTTCCGGCGTTGTCCCACACCGCTGAATTCTCTCTGCTGCTCGCGTCATCCCGACGCGAATCCACGGTCAGCCGCGGCCGTGCCGTTCGGCCGACGCGGCGTCGCGTCGGCTCACGTCTCGATCCGAATGACCTCGATCTTGTCTTCCCGCGCGTGACCGAGGCCGAGAGACTCAGCGGTAGCGATCCACTTCGGCTCGCGGCCGGCATCGGCAAGCGACGGCAGCCCGATGTCTCGTCGCCGCTGCTCAATAATCTGCCATCCCACGAAATCGAGCGCGACGGGATCGAAACCGAGCATGATCGCCTGCGGCTCCCACAGGCACTCCGGCGATCGGAATCCCGGTCCGCCCTCGCACACTGCCTGCACGGCATCACACACAATAAGCCGCGTCTTGTCGCGGATCTCCGGCACGTCGTTGAGGTCGGCGAGGTACGGATCGCAGTGGTTTCCATGGTGCGCGCCGGGGTTGTTGCACGTGCCGTAGTGGTTCTTGAGCGCTACGGTCACGCCGGCGCTGTTGTGATCCTTGAGGATCGGCAGATTGATCAACGCCGTCGTGCGGTCGCTGAGGATGCGGGATATGCGGCCGCGGAAGGAGCGGTGCTCGATCTCGTCCGTGTACTCGCCCTCGGTGCCGTAGCACTTGACGCCGGGCTGGTTGCGGTT
Proteins encoded in this region:
- a CDS encoding DUF362 domain-containing protein, producing the protein MADQTGRREFLRRVIATGAGAYSFGRFSRPAHGDQKPSPDSPSKVVIVRSSALGPFDGRPQPDQSVLTEMLGRGMTALTGESSVMKAWGKVFKPDDRVSIKVNGLGGPRASTRPELANSVAASVQMAGVAPDDIIIWDRRDRDLEEVGFALNRNQPGVKCYGTEGEYTDEIEHRSFRGRISRILSDRTTALINLPILKDHNSAGVTVALKNHYGTCNNPGAHHGNHCDPYLADLNDVPEIRDKTRLIVCDAVQAVCEGGPGFRSPECLWEPQAIMLGFDPVALDFVGWQIIEQRRRDIGLPSLADAGREPKWIATAESLGLGHAREDKIEVIRIET